From Xylanibacter oryzae DSM 17970, a single genomic window includes:
- a CDS encoding UxaA family hydrolase — protein sequence MNKSNFIKINPTDSVVVCLKPYRKGETIEVDNKQIEVLQDTPAGHKVLIKDAPEGTDIIKYGYPIGHSRENLKAGQWVNEDNLKTNLSGTLSYTYSPVNEELSISNQNKTFKGYQRSNGDVGVRNELWIVPTVGCVNGIAERLAESMRTETHCDGIDSIFAWHHNYGCSQLSGDHENTRKILRDIVLHPNAGAVLVVGLGCENNQPDEFEKLLGDYDHDRIKFMVVQKVEGDEIEYGMNILRQQYNIIKEDKRVDLPLSKLRIGLKCGGSDGFSGITANPLVGEFSDFLVAQGGTTILTEVPEMFGAETILMNRCKNSELFDKTVKMVNDFKEYFLSHGEPVGENPSPGNKAGGISTLEDKALGCTQKCGRASVSGVLDYAEPLNTNGLNLLSAPGNDLVASTALAASGCHIVLFTTGRGTPFGTFIPTMKISTNSDLYKRKANWIDFNAGVLTEGVAMTDLLPQFVDKIISVASGEKARNEINGYREIAIFKNGVTL from the coding sequence ATGAACAAATCCAATTTTATTAAAATCAATCCGACAGATTCTGTTGTCGTATGCCTTAAACCTTATAGAAAAGGTGAAACTATTGAGGTTGACAATAAACAGATAGAAGTTTTACAGGATACACCTGCCGGACACAAAGTTCTCATAAAGGACGCTCCAGAGGGCACTGACATTATCAAATATGGCTATCCTATAGGACATTCACGAGAGAATCTAAAAGCAGGACAATGGGTAAACGAAGACAATCTCAAGACTAATTTGTCTGGTACATTATCATATACATATTCTCCTGTAAATGAAGAGCTTAGCATCAGTAATCAGAATAAAACATTTAAAGGCTATCAAAGAAGTAATGGAGATGTTGGCGTACGCAATGAGTTATGGATTGTACCTACAGTAGGTTGTGTTAATGGTATCGCTGAGCGACTGGCTGAAAGCATGCGCACAGAAACGCACTGTGACGGCATAGATAGTATTTTTGCATGGCATCATAATTATGGTTGTTCACAACTTAGCGGTGACCATGAGAATACTCGCAAAATATTAAGGGATATCGTTTTGCATCCTAATGCAGGAGCTGTATTAGTCGTAGGACTTGGATGTGAAAATAATCAGCCGGATGAATTTGAAAAGCTACTAGGTGATTACGACCATGACCGTATCAAATTTATGGTAGTACAAAAAGTAGAAGGTGATGAGATTGAGTATGGTATGAATATTTTGCGCCAACAATATAATATAATAAAAGAGGACAAACGTGTAGACTTACCACTCAGCAAACTGCGTATTGGATTGAAATGTGGCGGTTCTGACGGATTCAGCGGTATAACTGCCAATCCTCTTGTAGGAGAATTCTCAGATTTTCTTGTTGCACAAGGTGGAACAACTATTCTGACAGAAGTACCTGAAATGTTCGGAGCAGAAACTATATTAATGAATCGTTGCAAAAATTCTGAACTGTTTGATAAAACAGTCAAAATGGTAAACGATTTCAAAGAATACTTTCTCAGTCATGGAGAACCTGTTGGTGAAAATCCATCACCAGGTAATAAGGCCGGTGGTATTTCGACTCTTGAAGACAAGGCCCTTGGATGTACACAGAAGTGTGGTCGTGCATCAGTTTCTGGAGTTTTGGATTATGCAGAGCCATTAAACACCAATGGACTTAACTTACTTTCAGCCCCTGGTAATGACCTTGTTGCGTCTACAGCATTAGCAGCCAGCGGTTGCCATATAGTATTGTTCACCACCGGTAGAGGAACCCCATTTGGAACTTTTATTCCAACTATGAAGATTTCTACGAACAGTGATTTGTATAAACGCAAGGCAAACTGGATAGATTTCAATGCAGGAGTACTAACAGAAGGCGTTGCTATGACAGACCTACTGCCACAATTTGTAGACAAGATTATTTCAGTCGCCAGTGGCGAAAAAGCGCGTAACGAAATAAATGGATATCGCGAGATCGCTATATTCAAGAATGGAGTAACACTATAA
- a CDS encoding sugar kinase yields the protein MAKVVTLGEIMLRLSSPGQKRFVQSEFFDVIYGGGEANVAVSCANYGHEAYFVSKLPKHEIGQCAVNSLRRFGVNTDYIARGGDRVGIYYLESGACMRPSKVIYDRAGSSIAEADPEDFDFDKIMEGAQWFHWSGITPAISDKAAVLTKLACEAAHRHGVTVSCDLNFRKKLWTSEKAQSIMRPLMQYVDVCIGNEEDAQLCLGFKPDADVEHGKTDAEGYKGIFQGMMKEFGFKYVISTLRESISASHNGWKALIYNGKEFYQSNRYDILPIVDRVGGGDSFSGGVIHGLLTYPDNQGKALEFAVAASALKHTIPGDFNMVSREEVESLAGGDASGRVQR from the coding sequence ATGGCAAAAGTCGTAACATTGGGTGAAATTATGCTCCGTCTTTCTTCTCCAGGTCAGAAGAGATTCGTGCAGAGCGAGTTCTTTGACGTGATTTATGGTGGTGGAGAAGCTAACGTTGCAGTTAGTTGTGCCAACTATGGACATGAAGCATATTTCGTCAGTAAATTGCCAAAGCATGAAATCGGTCAGTGCGCAGTGAATTCGCTTCGCCGTTTCGGTGTAAATACGGATTATATAGCTCGTGGTGGTGATCGTGTAGGTATCTACTATCTCGAATCAGGTGCTTGTATGCGTCCTTCAAAAGTTATCTATGATCGCGCCGGCAGTTCAATAGCCGAGGCTGATCCAGAAGATTTCGACTTTGATAAAATAATGGAAGGTGCTCAGTGGTTCCATTGGAGTGGTATTACTCCGGCTATCAGCGATAAAGCTGCTGTACTTACTAAGTTGGCATGTGAAGCAGCTCATCGTCATGGAGTAACTGTTTCTTGTGACCTTAACTTCCGTAAAAAACTATGGACATCAGAGAAGGCTCAAAGTATTATGCGTCCCCTGATGCAGTATGTAGATGTATGTATAGGTAATGAAGAGGATGCACAATTGTGCTTGGGATTCAAACCTGATGCAGATGTTGAGCATGGTAAGACTGATGCAGAGGGATATAAAGGAATTTTCCAGGGCATGATGAAAGAGTTTGGGTTCAAGTATGTAATTTCTACACTACGTGAAAGCATAAGTGCAAGCCATAATGGTTGGAAGGCCCTAATATATAATGGAAAAGAATTTTATCAGTCTAATAGATATGATATTCTTCCCATTGTTGACCGTGTTGGTGGTGGTGATTCCTTCTCTGGTGGTGTTATCCATGGTCTGCTTACATATCCTGACAATCAGGGTAAAGCTTTGGAATTTGCAGTTGCAGCATCAGCGCTAAAGCATACAATACCCGGTGACTTCAATATGGTAAGTCGTGAAGAGGTTGAGAGTCTTGCCGGTGGTGATGCATCAGGCCGTGTACAAAGATAA
- a CDS encoding TlpA family protein disulfide reductase encodes MKTTYHLSKSLFILLFLIICTVKVTAKVIYNPPFEGRNTCTLSITKIEKTSKETKLYFHVHFIPHSWIQLRDSVFLADTETGKLFYPIRFEGFDPNKKMYMPESGEMDFSIVYPVIPKSVKKMDWKENDDKSSWQIWGISMAGKKEKVNPFVYQVPKAATDQPKDSGKDFTKDNFFRTDSAYITGYLKGYNPKFGLTTGIIYCCNQLTRQDYPTIVKISPDGSFETKLILYYPIESHIVINDFVIPFYIEPRQHIDIQVNMDDLLYTQYRLNHNIPVVYTSPTADICKQVKDDFYAYGSEYVQTMNQLYQPEAMKYTPSQVLEKFVPLYEKRKAEVDSIITVDNYTPKAAHLKRNREATVLGYRLLDFVDTRDYYARKDTANISLKVPIEKNFYDFMKEMPTDDEVALANNEYSMFLNRFEVNNTLYDETLDLNCNYSKIALSYTMYDKFKGTFLWQLSTLRRIFGDEYKKMIANGDMSVKPNIFKNPVIISYAKALLSKINNVKKPYELPDNEASRMFKKLIAPYKGKYIFIDFWGTTCGPCRAGIEEMAHFRKEMQGNPDFQFLYITGAGTSPSEYDYNEYVAKHLKGFPSVYLKDAEYLYMRELFHFNGIPHYVMVDRDGKIMDENYNYSSYMLDHFLNEKGIRK; translated from the coding sequence ATGAAAACAACTTATCATTTAAGTAAATCATTATTCATATTACTCTTTCTGATAATATGTACAGTAAAAGTAACCGCAAAGGTTATTTACAATCCCCCTTTCGAAGGCAGAAACACATGTACACTTTCTATTACCAAAATAGAAAAGACATCTAAAGAGACTAAATTGTACTTTCATGTACATTTTATTCCTCACTCTTGGATACAGCTTCGTGATTCTGTATTTCTTGCTGATACAGAAACCGGCAAACTTTTCTATCCGATACGTTTCGAAGGGTTTGATCCGAACAAAAAGATGTATATGCCCGAATCCGGAGAAATGGACTTCTCTATAGTTTATCCTGTAATACCAAAGAGCGTTAAGAAGATGGACTGGAAAGAAAATGATGACAAAAGTTCTTGGCAGATATGGGGCATATCCATGGCTGGTAAGAAAGAAAAGGTAAATCCTTTTGTGTATCAAGTACCGAAAGCAGCAACAGACCAGCCTAAAGATAGTGGTAAAGACTTCACAAAAGATAACTTTTTCAGGACGGATTCTGCTTATATTACAGGATACCTTAAGGGATATAACCCAAAATTTGGATTAACTACAGGTATTATTTATTGCTGTAATCAACTTACAAGGCAGGACTATCCTACAATAGTAAAGATAAGTCCTGATGGTAGTTTTGAAACAAAATTAATTTTGTATTATCCTATCGAAAGCCATATTGTGATAAATGATTTTGTTATTCCATTTTACATAGAGCCTAGACAACACATTGATATTCAGGTGAATATGGATGATTTATTATACACACAATATCGTCTTAATCATAATATCCCTGTAGTTTACACAAGTCCTACTGCTGATATCTGTAAACAAGTTAAAGATGATTTTTATGCTTATGGATCAGAATATGTCCAAACAATGAATCAGTTATATCAACCAGAAGCGATGAAATATACTCCATCTCAGGTTCTTGAAAAATTTGTTCCACTTTATGAGAAAAGGAAAGCAGAGGTTGATTCAATAATTACAGTTGATAATTATACCCCTAAAGCAGCCCATCTTAAGCGTAATCGCGAAGCAACTGTTCTAGGATATAGATTATTGGATTTTGTAGATACACGAGATTACTATGCAAGAAAAGATACGGCCAATATTTCTCTTAAAGTACCTATTGAAAAAAACTTCTATGATTTTATGAAAGAAATGCCTACCGATGATGAGGTGGCATTAGCTAATAACGAATACAGTATGTTTTTAAACAGGTTTGAAGTCAATAATACCTTATATGACGAAACACTTGACTTGAACTGTAATTATTCTAAAATAGCACTATCTTACACGATGTATGATAAGTTTAAGGGTACATTCTTATGGCAATTGTCTACGCTTCGTCGTATTTTTGGGGATGAATATAAGAAAATGATAGCAAATGGAGATATGAGTGTAAAACCAAATATATTCAAGAATCCTGTAATAATAAGCTATGCTAAAGCCTTATTAAGTAAGATAAATAATGTAAAGAAGCCTTACGAGTTGCCTGATAATGAAGCATCGCGGATGTTTAAGAAACTGATAGCTCCATACAAGGGCAAGTATATTTTTATTGATTTCTGGGGAACGACTTGTGGCCCATGCCGTGCTGGAATTGAAGAGATGGCACATTTTCGTAAAGAGATGCAGGGCAATCCCGATTTCCAATTTCTGTATATAACAGGAGCAGGGACGTCACCTTCAGAGTATGATTATAATGAATATGTAGCAAAGCACCTGAAAGGTTTTCCTAGTGTTTATCTCAAGGATGCTGAATATCTGTATATGCGCGAACTGTTCCACTTCAATGGTATACCACACTATGTAATGGTAGATCGTGACGGAAAGATAATGGATGAAAACTATAATTATAGCTCATATATGCTTGATCATTTCTTGAATGAAAAGGGTATAAGAAAATAA
- a CDS encoding glycoside hydrolase family 25 protein yields the protein MRRYILLINIILLFSIKIFCQNQYDVQCEDTCSHIHGIDLSHYQGKVFWETVGDNTKMAYVYLKATEGGNRVDDKFEDNIFMAHRYGLKVGSYHFYRPLAEQQKQLDNFTSQCRPGEQDIIPMIDIENKQGLSNEDFCDSLFKFLGMVEKVYHQKPLIYTFANFYDHTLLGKIDDYKLMIAQYTKREPVLADGRDFMMWQYTGKGRINGINSFVDKSRFMGHHGLREIRFRH from the coding sequence ATGAGAAGATATATATTATTAATAAACATAATTCTATTATTCAGTATAAAGATATTCTGTCAGAATCAATATGATGTGCAATGTGAAGATACTTGTAGTCATATACATGGTATAGACCTTAGTCACTATCAAGGTAAGGTTTTTTGGGAAACAGTTGGAGACAATACCAAAATGGCTTACGTATATCTTAAAGCCACCGAAGGCGGCAACCGAGTAGACGATAAGTTTGAAGACAACATTTTTATGGCTCACAGATACGGTCTGAAAGTTGGTTCGTACCATTTCTACCGTCCATTAGCCGAGCAGCAGAAACAGTTGGACAACTTTACATCACAGTGCAGACCTGGTGAGCAAGACATTATACCAATGATTGATATAGAAAACAAGCAAGGCCTTAGCAATGAAGACTTTTGCGATTCCCTTTTCAAGTTTTTAGGAATGGTCGAAAAGGTATACCATCAGAAACCATTGATATATACATTCGCCAACTTCTACGATCATACTCTATTAGGGAAAATTGATGATTACAAATTGATGATAGCACAATATACTAAGCGTGAACCGGTACTTGCAGATGGAAGAGATTTCATGATGTGGCAATATACAGGTAAAGGCCGTATCAATGGTATTAATTCGTTTGTAGACAAAAGCCGTTTTATGGGTCATCATGGATTACGCGAAATCAGATTTCGACATTAA
- a CDS encoding Na+/H+ antiporter NhaC family protein, translating into MNKKKGFLALSPLLFFIILYLVTSIIAGDFYKVPITVAFMLSSIYAIIAMYGYPIDTRIKIFSRGAVSGDLMLMLWIFVLAGAFANSAKDMGSIDATVNLTLNLLPGNMLLAGLFIAACFISLSIGTSVGTIVALTPIAAGLAHSTGANIPLMTAIVVGGAFFGDNLSFISDTTIVATTSQGCKLSDKFKVNSFIVFPAAVIILFLYIFMGSEVHSPSNIPSVEFVKVIPYLIVIITAAAGVNVMGVLTLGIALTGTIGIIEGTYDVFGWFKSMGDGIMSMGELIIITMMAGGMLEIIKKNGGIDYIIEKMTAHVRGKRGAYMAIATIVSICDICTANNTVAIITVGGISKKISERFDLDSRKCASILDTMSCCMQGLIPYGAQILMAAGLASINPVSIMPYLYYPFAIGIACILSILFRYPRRYS; encoded by the coding sequence TTGAATAAAAAGAAAGGATTTTTGGCGTTAAGTCCACTGTTGTTTTTCATAATACTCTACCTGGTAACATCCATTATTGCAGGTGATTTTTACAAGGTACCGATAACAGTTGCATTTATGTTATCCAGTATATATGCTATCATAGCTATGTACGGATATCCGATAGATACTCGTATCAAAATATTCAGTCGTGGCGCCGTCTCCGGCGACCTTATGTTGATGTTATGGATATTTGTTCTTGCCGGAGCTTTTGCAAACAGCGCAAAAGACATGGGAAGCATCGATGCAACAGTCAACTTAACGCTAAATCTCCTTCCTGGTAATATGCTTCTGGCCGGACTATTTATTGCAGCCTGCTTCATATCACTTTCGATAGGTACAAGTGTTGGAACTATAGTAGCGCTGACACCTATTGCCGCAGGTTTGGCACATTCCACAGGAGCGAATATTCCGCTTATGACGGCAATAGTTGTAGGAGGAGCTTTTTTCGGAGACAACCTGTCTTTCATATCTGATACCACAATTGTAGCTACCACATCACAAGGATGTAAACTGTCAGATAAGTTCAAGGTAAACTCCTTTATAGTTTTCCCAGCTGCAGTCATTATATTGTTCTTGTATATATTTATGGGAAGCGAGGTACACTCACCATCAAACATACCAAGTGTTGAATTTGTAAAAGTAATCCCCTACCTCATCGTCATTATCACAGCTGCGGCTGGTGTTAATGTAATGGGAGTACTTACACTCGGAATAGCACTTACAGGAACTATCGGAATAATAGAGGGTACATATGATGTATTCGGTTGGTTTAAGTCTATGGGAGACGGTATAATGAGTATGGGCGAACTTATAATCATAACAATGATGGCTGGCGGCATGCTCGAAATTATCAAGAAAAACGGAGGTATAGACTACATTATAGAAAAGATGACAGCTCATGTCAGAGGAAAGCGTGGTGCGTATATGGCAATAGCAACAATAGTAAGCATATGTGATATCTGCACTGCCAATAACACGGTGGCAATTATAACAGTTGGTGGTATTTCAAAAAAAATATCAGAAAGATTTGATTTGGATAGTCGTAAGTGCGCAAGCATACTTGACACCATGTCATGCTGTATGCAGGGACTCATACCATATGGAGCACAAATACTTATGGCTGCTGGACTAGCTTCCATAAACCCCGTATCAATTATGCCGTACCTGTATTATCCTTTTGCAATAGGCATAGCATGTATATTGTCCATACTCTTTAGATATCCTAGGAGGTATTCATAA
- a CDS encoding LacI family DNA-binding transcriptional regulator, producing the protein MAGKIRIKDIAEKSGVSVGTVDRILHNRPNVSKVAREKVDKVLKEINYQPNMYASALAYNKSYVFWLIIPKHESEAYWEEIEEGAAKACDARRDFNIEVKIKYYKRFHLDTFVKVTKECLEASPDGVIIVPSTLEVTRQFTDKLHERETPFVLLDSYMPDLKPLSFYGQDSFQSGYFAAKMLMLIANKEKEIMLMRQTNSGIVESKQQENREVGFRHYMHDHFPDIKIIDVDLPLEENKPKYDAILDSFFNQHPMVHHCITLSSKAHLVGEYLLRTNRRDTQIMGYDMVGKNAACLRQGSISFLIAQHAYMQGYSCMETLFEAIVLHKEVSPVNYMPIEILLKENVDFYRRTQL; encoded by the coding sequence ATGGCTGGAAAAATAAGAATCAAAGATATCGCTGAGAAATCTGGTGTATCGGTTGGAACTGTCGACAGAATTTTACACAATCGCCCTAATGTTTCAAAAGTTGCACGCGAAAAAGTTGATAAAGTCCTCAAAGAAATCAATTATCAGCCCAACATGTATGCAAGTGCTCTTGCATATAACAAATCATATGTTTTCTGGCTTATTATACCTAAGCACGAGTCAGAAGCTTATTGGGAAGAAATAGAAGAAGGTGCAGCTAAGGCATGTGATGCCAGAAGAGATTTTAATATAGAAGTCAAAATCAAATATTATAAGCGTTTCCATCTAGATACTTTCGTAAAGGTAACTAAAGAATGCCTTGAAGCATCTCCAGATGGTGTTATCATTGTACCAAGCACGCTAGAGGTTACGCGCCAGTTTACAGACAAATTGCATGAAAGAGAGACACCTTTTGTATTATTAGACTCATATATGCCCGATTTGAAACCATTGTCATTTTATGGACAGGATTCGTTCCAGAGCGGATATTTTGCTGCAAAAATGCTTATGCTTATTGCAAACAAGGAAAAAGAAATCATGCTTATGCGACAGACCAACAGTGGTATTGTTGAAAGTAAACAACAGGAGAACCGTGAGGTTGGTTTCAGGCATTATATGCACGATCATTTCCCTGATATAAAAATTATAGATGTTGATTTACCATTAGAAGAGAACAAACCAAAATATGATGCTATTTTGGATTCGTTTTTCAATCAGCATCCAATGGTACATCATTGCATAACACTATCTTCAAAGGCTCACCTTGTAGGTGAATATCTTTTGCGCACCAACCGCCGCGACACACAGATTATGGGATATGATATGGTAGGTAAAAATGCAGCCTGTCTACGTCAGGGTTCTATTTCATTTCTGATTGCGCAGCATGCATATATGCAAGGCTACTCTTGTATGGAAACTCTTTTTGAAGCTATTGTATTGCATAAAGAAGTGAGTCCGGTAAATTATATGCCTATAGAAATTCTACTAAAGGAAAATGTCGATTTCTACAGGCGGACACAGTTGTAA
- a CDS encoding zinc ribbon domain-containing protein — protein MAIIKCPECGRQVSDQAQTCPSCGIEIAGKVTKCPDCGDVFFKSEGMCPNCHKPYVSGGVSATPRPEATASPVTPVRPVTEKTEKNPISGQDNNGGKNTEEPKKKSHTALIVSFIIAAIICAICFYYYSDAKGNKEQDAYEQAMKSTDPAVLQNFLDTYEDAPEAHRDSIESHLTLLKKGDTDWTNALISNSKSALQEYINQHPNSLHLGEAKHKIDSIDWAGAKSANTAEAYQTYMQQHADGEHIDEAKQNADKASATEVSSEDKQMVSSLFHEYFSGLNSRDEGTVTGTVTAVLNSFLGKSNATKNDVVMFMKKIYKPDITNMVWRVNNDFHIDKKPAAGDGEFTYAVTFTVDQKVEKTDANQNSLNTYKIKAKVSPEGKISELNMIKIVQ, from the coding sequence ATGGCAATCATTAAATGTCCTGAATGCGGTCGTCAAGTTAGCGACCAAGCACAAACTTGTCCTAGTTGTGGTATAGAAATAGCCGGGAAAGTAACTAAATGCCCTGATTGTGGAGATGTTTTCTTCAAGTCAGAAGGTATGTGCCCTAATTGTCACAAACCATACGTAAGTGGAGGTGTTTCAGCTACCCCACGTCCAGAAGCTACTGCAAGTCCTGTAACTCCAGTTCGCCCTGTAACAGAAAAAACTGAAAAGAATCCAATAAGTGGCCAAGATAATAATGGAGGTAAAAACACAGAAGAGCCTAAAAAGAAGAGCCACACAGCACTTATTGTTTCTTTTATTATTGCAGCAATAATTTGTGCCATCTGTTTTTATTACTACAGCGATGCAAAGGGAAACAAAGAGCAAGATGCATACGAACAGGCAATGAAAAGTACAGATCCTGCTGTGCTGCAAAACTTCCTTGATACATATGAGGATGCGCCGGAAGCTCACCGCGATAGTATCGAGTCACACCTTACATTGCTAAAGAAAGGTGATACAGATTGGACAAACGCTCTAATAAGCAATTCAAAGAGCGCCCTTCAGGAGTATATAAATCAGCATCCTAACAGTTTACATCTAGGCGAAGCTAAACACAAGATAGACTCTATCGACTGGGCTGGTGCAAAATCTGCAAACACTGCTGAAGCATATCAAACATATATGCAACAGCATGCTGATGGTGAGCATATCGACGAAGCAAAACAGAATGCAGATAAAGCTTCTGCAACAGAAGTTAGCTCAGAAGACAAACAGATGGTAAGTAGTCTTTTCCATGAGTATTTCAGTGGTTTGAACAGTCGTGATGAAGGTACTGTAACAGGTACTGTAACAGCAGTACTTAATAGTTTCCTTGGAAAATCTAACGCTACCAAAAATGATGTAGTTATGTTCATGAAGAAAATCTATAAACCGGATATAACTAATATGGTATGGAGAGTGAATAACGATTTCCATATTGATAAGAAACCAGCTGCAGGTGATGGTGAATTTACTTACGCAGTTACATTTACTGTAGATCAGAAAGTAGAAAAGACTGATGCTAATCAGAACAGCCTTAATACATACAAGATTAAAGCGAAGGTTTCACCAGAAGGTAAGATTTCAGAACTTAACATGATAAAGATAGTTCAATAG